The Ensifer adhaerens genome contains a region encoding:
- the kduD gene encoding 2-dehydro-3-deoxy-D-gluconate 5-dehydrogenase KduD: protein MSDLSAFSLEGKRVLVTGANTGIGQGIAVSIGRAGGEVVAVGRSSMAETVERVAAVGGRAVPFACDLADGDAVKRLIDRVWQDCGPLDGLVNNAGIIRRATAVELSEADWDEVIDLNLKAAFLLSQAYGRRLLAEKRAGQIVNIASLLSFQGGIRVASYTASKHGVLGITRILANEWASQGINVNAIAPGYIVSNNTEALRADVDRSASILDRIPAGRWGTPNDIGDAAVFLLAPASNYMHGAVVPVDGGWLAR from the coding sequence ATGAGCGACCTTTCCGCCTTCAGCCTGGAGGGAAAGCGCGTGCTGGTCACCGGCGCCAACACCGGGATTGGCCAAGGCATAGCGGTTTCGATCGGCAGGGCCGGCGGCGAAGTCGTCGCGGTCGGGCGCTCGTCCATGGCGGAGACGGTCGAAAGGGTCGCGGCAGTGGGCGGCAGGGCCGTGCCATTTGCATGCGATCTCGCCGATGGTGATGCGGTCAAGCGGTTGATCGATCGCGTCTGGCAGGATTGCGGCCCGCTCGATGGATTGGTCAACAACGCCGGGATAATTCGCCGGGCCACCGCTGTCGAACTCTCGGAGGCAGACTGGGACGAGGTGATCGACCTCAACCTGAAGGCCGCCTTTCTCCTGAGCCAGGCCTATGGCCGCAGACTTCTTGCCGAAAAGCGGGCCGGGCAGATCGTCAACATCGCCTCGTTGCTGTCGTTCCAGGGCGGCATTCGTGTCGCGTCCTACACCGCGTCAAAGCATGGGGTGCTCGGCATCACCCGCATCCTTGCCAACGAATGGGCAAGTCAGGGCATTAACGTCAACGCGATCGCACCCGGCTACATCGTCTCGAACAATACCGAGGCGCTGCGGGCGGACGTTGATCGCAGCGCCTCGATCCTTGACCGCATTCCGGCAGGCCGCTGGGGCACCCCGAACGATATCGGCGATGCTGCTGTTTTCCTGCTCGCGCCGGCGTCGAACTATATGCACGGCGCGGTCGTGCCGGTGGATGGCGGTTGGCTCGCACGGTGA
- a CDS encoding efflux RND transporter periplasmic adaptor subunit, with protein MRSAPLLLALALCAGVVSPTPSAFALENEAAVLTVAVAKPTMRQWPETVPASGWLKPWHEAVIAAEIGGLRITEVLVDVGSIVSKGQPLVRLADESVRAELRKEEAALETAKADLAKTRANAERARKVQASGALSDEKITEYLIAEQTAVAAVESAEASLESQKIKLAQTTIVAADDGLITSRSAQLGAVVSSGSELFRLIRQQRVEWQAEVSARQLPRIQEGLAAMISGPGSESIEGTVRLVSPTVSTDTGRALVYVALAMETHPPVGLYVTGQIELETKPALTVPEAALVQRDGISYVFTVGPDRRVARVRVETGRRNGGEVEILSSLDRAAEVVTTGGAFLADRALVRVEGEA; from the coding sequence ATGCGATCGGCCCCGTTGCTCCTCGCGCTTGCCCTCTGCGCTGGCGTTGTTTCCCCGACCCCAAGCGCCTTTGCATTGGAGAATGAGGCCGCAGTCCTCACCGTCGCCGTGGCCAAGCCCACGATGCGCCAATGGCCCGAAACGGTGCCGGCCAGCGGCTGGCTGAAGCCCTGGCACGAGGCGGTTATCGCCGCGGAAATCGGCGGCCTTCGCATCACCGAAGTCCTCGTCGACGTCGGATCGATCGTCTCCAAGGGCCAGCCACTCGTGCGTCTTGCCGACGAAAGCGTTCGCGCCGAATTGCGCAAGGAAGAGGCGGCACTCGAAACGGCGAAGGCTGACCTTGCCAAGACCAGGGCAAATGCCGAGCGCGCCCGGAAAGTGCAGGCGAGCGGCGCGCTCTCGGACGAGAAGATCACCGAATACCTGATCGCCGAACAGACGGCGGTCGCAGCCGTCGAATCTGCCGAGGCCTCTTTGGAAAGCCAGAAGATCAAGCTTGCCCAGACGACCATCGTCGCCGCCGACGACGGTCTCATCACATCCCGCTCGGCCCAGCTAGGCGCCGTCGTTTCCTCCGGCAGCGAGTTGTTCAGGCTGATCCGCCAGCAGCGCGTCGAGTGGCAGGCCGAAGTCTCCGCACGTCAGCTTCCTCGCATCCAGGAAGGCCTTGCCGCCATGATCTCTGGTCCTGGAAGCGAGAGTATCGAGGGAACGGTCCGCCTCGTTTCGCCAACGGTCAGCACCGATACTGGCCGCGCGCTCGTCTATGTGGCGCTGGCGATGGAGACGCATCCCCCGGTCGGTCTTTACGTCACCGGCCAGATCGAGCTTGAGACGAAGCCGGCATTGACGGTACCGGAGGCGGCGCTCGTGCAACGCGATGGGATCAGCTACGTCTTCACCGTCGGACCCGACCGGCGCGTCGCGCGCGTCCGTGTCGAGACCGGCCGCCGGAATGGTGGAGAGGTCGAGATCCTCTCAAGTCTCGATCGCGCAGCCGAGGTTGTGACGACCGGTGGTGCCTTCCTTGCGGATAGGGCCCTCGTTCGGGTCGAGGGAGAGGCGTGA
- a CDS encoding efflux RND transporter permease subunit, whose translation MNFSSWSIRKPVPAILLFILLTVSGLLAFDRLSVQNFPDMDLPTIKISATLEGAAPAQLETEVARKIEDKLASLSLLDHITTTITDGAVSINVSFELEKDSEEALNEVRNAVDSANGDLPAEMQTPGVTKVTVQGSPLLTYAVRSTQLNETELSWFVDNDMTKALLAVSGVGEVSRIGGIDREVHIDLDPEVMNSLGLSAASVSAQLKSVQSDTSGGRAEIGGGKQAVRTLGAVSSIEDLKALAIPLPSGELVRLDEIGTVTDSFADRSSIAYLDGAPAIAVQVKRSNGFSDTGVAADIETAMRAFATANPDIEIVEAYSTVGPIIENYDGSMHMLYEGAILAVVVVWLFLRDWRATFLSAIALPLSVIPTFLVMYLADFSLNTVTLLALSLVVGILVDDAIVEIENIARHLQMSKSPMDAALEAADEIGLAVIATTFTLVAVFLPTAFMSGIPGLIFRQFGVTAAVAVLASLLVARLLTPMMAAYLMKAHPVAQKDGRIMRAYMALVKACLSHRKLTVLGVCVFLGLSLSTIPLLSSGFLPASDDAQTQVTLTLQPGSTIERTDALTRQAAQIVANLPDVTRVFSSVGTASSGGGFDSSTTSDTATATLVVDLKKIGDRDRKQAEIENDIRQALAVLPGARIEVGTGSNGTTLEITLSSDDAGALDQAAGALEEQLRTLQGIGAVTSSASLQAPEIQIVPDVDRAAALGVTTEAISEAVRVATNGDYSSALAKLNLPQRQISIRVRFDPSNRTTLDDIANLRVTGARGSVDLGSVADIRIGGGPSEINRIDRSRNVTLSVELNGRILGDVYREAQALPALRNLPDGVKLVEQGELQRSSELFESFGIAMAIGIFCIYAVLVLLFHDFLQPLTILMALPLSLGGALLPLVLTGTSFSMPAVIGLLMLMGVVTKNSILLVEYAIMSRRAGLSRFDALVDACHKRARPIVMTTIAMGGGMLPIALSLSGGDPSFRQPMAIVVIGGLMTSTVLSLVVIPVIFTFVDDFLQTVVKALTRRGREANPQTG comes from the coding sequence ATGAACTTCTCCTCCTGGTCGATCCGCAAGCCGGTTCCCGCCATCCTTCTTTTCATTCTCTTAACCGTGAGCGGCTTGCTCGCCTTCGATCGGCTCTCGGTCCAGAATTTTCCGGATATGGACCTGCCGACGATCAAGATCAGTGCCACGCTCGAAGGCGCAGCACCGGCACAGCTCGAAACGGAAGTTGCGCGCAAGATCGAGGACAAGCTCGCCTCGCTGAGCCTGCTCGACCACATCACCACGACGATCACGGATGGCGCGGTTTCCATCAACGTCTCTTTCGAATTGGAAAAGGACAGCGAAGAAGCCCTCAACGAGGTCCGCAATGCCGTCGACAGCGCCAACGGTGACCTCCCCGCCGAGATGCAGACGCCGGGCGTGACGAAAGTCACTGTGCAGGGCTCACCGCTCCTGACCTATGCGGTGCGTTCGACCCAACTTAATGAAACCGAGCTCTCCTGGTTCGTCGACAACGACATGACCAAGGCGCTTCTGGCGGTGTCGGGTGTCGGCGAAGTCAGCCGGATCGGCGGGATCGACCGCGAAGTACACATCGATCTCGATCCTGAGGTCATGAATTCGCTCGGCCTCAGCGCCGCATCCGTTTCCGCGCAGCTGAAATCCGTGCAGTCGGACACCTCTGGCGGCCGGGCGGAAATCGGGGGCGGCAAGCAGGCTGTTCGCACACTCGGCGCAGTTTCGTCCATCGAGGATTTGAAGGCGCTCGCCATTCCGCTGCCGAGCGGAGAACTGGTGCGGCTCGACGAGATCGGCACCGTGACCGACAGTTTTGCCGACCGATCGTCGATCGCCTATCTCGACGGCGCGCCGGCGATCGCCGTCCAGGTCAAGCGATCGAACGGCTTTTCCGATACCGGCGTCGCGGCCGATATCGAAACCGCCATGCGAGCCTTCGCTACCGCCAATCCCGACATCGAGATCGTCGAAGCCTACAGCACCGTCGGGCCGATCATCGAAAACTACGACGGCTCCATGCACATGCTCTATGAAGGCGCCATCCTTGCAGTCGTGGTGGTCTGGCTGTTCCTGCGCGACTGGCGGGCAACGTTTCTGTCGGCAATCGCCCTGCCCTTGTCGGTCATTCCGACGTTCCTCGTGATGTATCTGGCGGATTTCAGCCTGAACACCGTCACCTTGCTGGCGCTGTCGCTCGTCGTCGGCATCCTCGTCGACGACGCCATCGTCGAGATCGAGAACATCGCCCGCCATCTGCAGATGTCGAAGTCGCCCATGGACGCGGCACTGGAGGCAGCAGACGAGATCGGCCTTGCCGTCATCGCCACGACCTTCACGCTCGTTGCAGTGTTCTTGCCGACTGCCTTCATGAGCGGGATTCCCGGCCTGATCTTCCGCCAGTTCGGCGTGACCGCGGCCGTCGCAGTTCTTGCCTCCCTGCTGGTCGCGCGCCTGCTGACGCCGATGATGGCAGCCTACCTCATGAAGGCGCATCCGGTTGCCCAGAAAGATGGCCGGATCATGCGGGCCTATATGGCCCTCGTCAAAGCATGCCTCAGCCATCGCAAGCTGACCGTGCTCGGCGTCTGCGTCTTTCTCGGCCTGTCGCTCTCTACGATCCCGCTCTTGAGCTCCGGCTTCCTGCCGGCATCCGACGACGCGCAGACGCAGGTGACCCTTACACTGCAACCGGGCAGCACGATCGAGCGAACCGACGCACTGACGCGCCAGGCGGCGCAAATCGTTGCAAACCTGCCGGACGTGACGCGTGTGTTTTCCTCGGTCGGAACGGCATCCTCCGGGGGCGGGTTCGATTCTTCCACCACGAGCGATACGGCAACCGCCACGCTTGTGGTCGATCTCAAGAAGATCGGCGATCGCGACCGCAAGCAAGCGGAGATCGAAAACGATATCCGGCAGGCGCTCGCCGTCCTGCCCGGCGCCAGGATCGAGGTCGGCACCGGCAGCAACGGTACGACCTTGGAGATCACGCTTTCAAGCGACGACGCAGGCGCGCTCGATCAGGCAGCCGGCGCACTCGAGGAACAGTTGCGCACGCTTCAGGGCATCGGCGCCGTGACCTCAAGCGCTTCGCTACAAGCGCCGGAAATCCAGATCGTGCCCGATGTCGACCGCGCCGCGGCTCTCGGCGTGACGACCGAGGCGATCTCCGAGGCGGTTCGCGTCGCGACGAACGGGGACTACTCTTCCGCGCTCGCCAAGCTCAACCTGCCGCAACGCCAGATCTCGATCCGCGTTCGCTTCGATCCGAGCAACCGCACGACGCTCGACGATATCGCGAACCTGCGTGTCACAGGTGCAAGAGGCAGCGTCGACCTAGGCTCTGTCGCAGACATCCGTATCGGCGGCGGCCCATCCGAGATCAATCGCATCGACCGCTCGCGCAACGTGACGCTTTCGGTCGAACTCAACGGGCGCATCCTCGGCGACGTCTATCGCGAGGCGCAGGCATTGCCCGCACTTCGCAATCTCCCTGACGGGGTGAAACTCGTTGAACAGGGAGAGTTGCAGCGCAGCTCCGAACTCTTCGAAAGCTTCGGCATCGCCATGGCGATCGGTATCTTCTGCATTTATGCGGTGCTCGTCCTGCTCTTCCACGACTTCCTTCAACCGCTGACGATCCTGATGGCGCTTCCGCTGTCGCTCGGCGGCGCCCTGCTTCCGCTGGTGCTGACGGGCACCAGCTTCTCGATGCCCGCCGTGATCGGGCTGCTGATGCTGATGGGTGTGGTGACGAAGAACTCGATCCTTTTGGTCGAGTACGCGATCATGTCGCGGCGCGCGGGCCTCTCGCGTTTCGATGCACTCGTCGATGCCTGCCACAAGCGGGCCCGGCCCATCGTCATGACCACGATCGCCATGGGCGGCGGCATGCTCCCGATCGCCTTGAGTTTGAGCGGCGGCGATCCGAGCTTCCGTCAACCGATGGCGATCGTCGTCATAGGCGGCCTGATGACCTCGACCGTTCTCAGCCTCGTCGTCATCCCGGTGATCTTCACCTTCGTCGATGACTTCCTTCAGACCGTGGTGAAGGCTTTGACGAGGCGTGGGCGTGAGGCAAACCCGCAAACCGGATGA
- a CDS encoding DUF2264 domain-containing protein: MIFAETLFKPWAGNPLKSRADVEAALRALVEPVEKYRSPGGARIRLDAHAAHFDQESADMEGYSRLLWGLAPAQVGGATWIDWAPIARGLANGCDPAHAEYWGDCFDRSQRLVELAAIGFALRLVPGKLWAPLSEAQRQNVATYLRKGHACEYSDNNWKFFRLLVSMGLRHVGVDCDRRLDEQYRRELDGFYLGDGWYHDGDTRRADHYIPFAFHFYGLILAALDGADWTNRYRERARLIAGDMARWFADDGPALCFGRSMTYRFAIAGLFGAMALVDEDTIPFAEQKGYFLRNLRWWARQPFAARDGVMPVGYAYPNLIMSEPYNSAQSPYWALKAFLPLMLPEDHPFWASEEAICPERPAVSAQRHIGFLIANPSGDAIALSCGQHTSAENTFIRFAPEKYAKFAYSARYGFSVENDLWRFDNSVLESMIGFSDDGVHFRVRETNEVALIADNVLYARWRPFADVTVESWLYWDGDFHVRLHRIDTPRPLSTIEGGFAIGREAGEVREQDVGRAVVTTGTDLSAVLDIGSTVARQGRCHIAAPNTNLVSAKTVVPQLLGTVPAGVSNLAVAVLAQAGPTEGERKLAHLPAAPDVESLQRLLSKQGTSVTLMRGVPL; encoded by the coding sequence ATGATCTTCGCTGAAACCCTGTTCAAGCCCTGGGCAGGCAATCCGCTTAAAAGCCGCGCCGATGTGGAGGCCGCGCTCAGGGCGCTGGTCGAGCCGGTGGAAAAGTATCGGTCTCCGGGCGGCGCACGTATCCGCCTGGATGCCCATGCCGCGCATTTCGACCAGGAATCCGCCGACATGGAGGGCTATTCCCGACTGCTCTGGGGGCTGGCGCCGGCTCAGGTCGGCGGTGCGACATGGATCGACTGGGCGCCGATCGCCCGCGGCCTCGCCAATGGCTGCGATCCGGCCCATGCGGAATATTGGGGCGACTGCTTCGATCGCAGCCAGCGTCTGGTGGAGCTGGCGGCCATCGGCTTCGCACTGAGGCTCGTGCCGGGCAAACTCTGGGCGCCCCTGTCCGAGGCTCAGCGGCAAAATGTAGCTACCTATCTGCGGAAAGGTCATGCCTGCGAGTACAGCGACAACAACTGGAAGTTCTTCCGGCTGCTGGTCAGCATGGGGTTGCGCCATGTCGGCGTCGACTGCGACCGTCGGCTTGACGAACAGTACCGGCGCGAGCTTGACGGGTTCTACCTCGGCGACGGCTGGTATCACGATGGCGATACGCGCCGGGCCGATCACTACATTCCCTTTGCCTTCCACTTCTATGGTCTGATTCTGGCCGCCCTCGATGGTGCCGACTGGACGAACAGATATCGGGAGCGTGCCCGTTTGATCGCCGGCGACATGGCGAGATGGTTTGCCGATGACGGGCCGGCGCTCTGCTTCGGCCGCTCGATGACCTATCGCTTTGCCATCGCCGGTCTCTTCGGCGCCATGGCCCTCGTCGACGAAGACACGATCCCCTTCGCCGAGCAGAAGGGATATTTCCTGCGTAATCTGCGCTGGTGGGCAAGGCAGCCTTTTGCCGCGCGCGACGGCGTGATGCCCGTCGGCTATGCCTATCCCAACCTGATCATGTCGGAACCCTACAATTCCGCGCAGTCGCCCTATTGGGCGCTGAAGGCCTTCCTTCCGCTCATGCTGCCGGAGGATCATCCGTTCTGGGCGAGCGAGGAGGCTATCTGCCCCGAGCGACCGGCTGTCTCCGCCCAACGGCACATTGGCTTCCTGATCGCCAATCCGTCGGGGGATGCGATTGCGCTCTCCTGTGGTCAGCACACGAGCGCCGAGAACACCTTCATCCGTTTCGCGCCCGAGAAATACGCGAAGTTCGCCTATTCGGCGCGCTACGGCTTCAGCGTCGAGAACGACCTCTGGCGGTTCGACAATTCCGTGCTCGAATCGATGATTGGCTTCAGCGACGACGGCGTGCATTTCCGGGTGCGCGAAACCAACGAGGTGGCGCTCATCGCAGACAACGTTCTCTATGCGCGCTGGCGGCCCTTCGCCGATGTCACCGTGGAGAGCTGGCTCTACTGGGATGGCGATTTTCACGTCCGGCTCCACCGCATCGATACGCCGCGGCCGCTTTCCACCATCGAAGGTGGCTTTGCGATCGGACGCGAGGCAGGCGAAGTCCGTGAGCAAGACGTCGGCCGCGCCGTCGTCACCACTGGGACGGATCTGTCGGCGGTCCTCGACATCGGCTCGACCGTTGCGCGCCAGGGGCGGTGCCACATCGCGGCGCCGAACACCAATCTGGTTTCTGCAAAGACCGTGGTTCCTCAACTGCTCGGCACTGTTCCGGCCGGCGTCAGCAATCTGGCGGTGGCAGTTCTCGCGCAGGCCGGCCCGACAGAGGGCGAAAGGAAACTTGCCCACCTGCCCGCAGCGCCGGACGTCGAATCGCTCCAACGGCTGCTGTCCAAGCAGGGGACTTCCGTAACCCTGATGCGCGGCGTGCCGCTCTGA
- the kduI gene encoding 5-dehydro-4-deoxy-D-glucuronate isomerase encodes MTIPDFSSRHVIDPLAAAAMGTDELRHNFHIAGLFESDRVNLTYTHYDRMVIGGAMPVDTELTLEAIKPMGTKTFLERREMIAVNIGGPGRVVVSGKSHALGKRDMIYVGMGQDVVLVSDDRANPAKFYLLSAPAHRALPTALMTIAGAKRLDLGSPETSNERSIFQFTNSIETCQLVVGMTELKKGSVWNTMPAHIHDRRMEVYLYFDLPEPARVFHFLGEPSETRHIVMGNEEAVLSPVWSIHSGCGTSNYAFIWAMAGDNIDYTDADPVPMETLR; translated from the coding sequence ATGACGATCCCCGATTTCTCGTCCCGCCACGTCATTGACCCGCTCGCTGCGGCCGCGATGGGGACGGACGAACTGCGCCACAATTTCCACATCGCCGGCCTGTTCGAGAGCGACCGTGTCAACCTCACCTACACCCACTATGACCGTATGGTGATCGGTGGTGCGATGCCGGTCGATACCGAACTGACGCTCGAAGCCATCAAGCCGATGGGTACGAAGACCTTTCTCGAGCGCCGCGAGATGATCGCCGTCAACATCGGCGGGCCGGGGCGCGTCGTCGTCTCCGGCAAGAGCCATGCTCTTGGCAAACGTGACATGATCTATGTCGGTATGGGGCAGGATGTGGTCCTCGTCTCGGACGATCGCGCCAACCCGGCGAAGTTCTATTTGCTGTCGGCGCCGGCGCATCGTGCGCTCCCGACGGCGCTCATGACAATAGCCGGCGCGAAGCGTCTCGATCTCGGCAGCCCCGAGACATCGAACGAGCGTTCGATCTTCCAGTTCACCAACAGCATCGAGACCTGCCAGCTGGTTGTCGGCATGACGGAACTGAAGAAAGGGTCGGTGTGGAACACCATGCCCGCCCACATCCATGACCGGCGCATGGAGGTGTATCTCTATTTCGATCTTCCGGAGCCGGCGCGGGTCTTTCATTTCCTCGGCGAGCCCTCCGAGACGCGCCATATCGTGATGGGCAACGAAGAGGCAGTGCTGTCGCCGGTGTGGTCGATCCATTCCGGCTGTGGCACCTCCAACTACGCCTTCATCTGGGCGATGGCTGGCGACAATATCGATTACACCGATGCTGACCCGGTGCCGATGGAGACGTTGCGATGA